From the genome of bacterium:
TTCGGCTGCGAGTCCGCCGCCTCGTTCGAGGCCCTGCTCGAAGACCCGCGCATTGATGTCGTCAACATCCTCACCCCCAACGCCATGCACGCCCAGTTCGCCATCCCCGCGATGGACGCCGGCAAGCATGTTGTCATCGAGAAGCCGCCGGACATGACGCTGGACAAGGTGGACGCGATGATCGCCGCCCGCGACCGCAACCACGTCAAGACCGCCATCTCCCTGCAGGTGCGCTTCCGCAAGCCCATCCAGGCCATGTACCAGGCCATCCAGTCCGGGCGGTTCGGGAAGCTGTACTACGCCGGGGCGCACATGAAGTGGTTCCGCGACACGGCGTACTACCTGTCCGATGACTGGCGCTCCAAGCGCGACCAGGGCGCCGGCGTCACCATCCAGCACGCCTTCCACTACATTGACCTGCTGCATCACCTGATGGGCGAGGCCGATAGCGTCAGCGCCCGGATGTTCAACCTGGCCCACCCCGACGTGCAACTGGAGGACACGCTGCAGGCCTTCATCAACTGGGGCAACGGCGGGCGGGGGATCGTGGAGGCGAGCACGGCGCTGTGGCCGGGGACGGACATCCGCATTGAGATCAACGGTGAGAACGGCACGGCGATCATGCAGGGCGAGCGCCTCGTGACCTGGCAGTTCCGCGACGAGCAGCCGGGCGATGCCGAGATGACGCAGGTCGGCAGCGCGGCGGTCAAGACGGCCGCCGGCGGCGCGGCCGACTTCGCCTTCACCGAGCACCAGTACATGATCGAGGACATGGTCCGGGCGATCAACGAGGATGGCGACCCGTGGGTAACGCTGGAGAAGGCGCGGGGCAGCCTGGAGATCGCGCTGGCGATGTACCAGAGCGCCGACGCGAACGGCGCGGAAGTGCAGCTGCCGCTGTAACCCGATAACCCCTCCGGCGCTCGCTGCGCGAGCGCGCCGGGACGGGTCGCTGCGAAGCAGCGGGGGTAGGACGACCTACCGCCAACGGCGGCCTACCCCCTACCCCCTCCGTGAAGGGAGGGGCGAACGACGAACGGCAACGCGGGACAGGCATCACTGCCTGTCCCGCTTCGCTTGCGTCGTTCGGGAGGCGATTGTGCGGCTAGCTGCGCGGCCTGATCTTCACGTGTCCGTCGGCATACAGACACACCGAGCCCTTGGTGTGCCAGTTCGAGCTGAAGTCGAACAACAGAATGAACGTGGACTCGTTGTTGTTGATGAACGACGAGGGCGAGGCGTACTGGTACAGGCCGTTCCCGTAGTCGTACGACAGCCCCTCGGTCTGCCAGGCCTTGTCCTTGTCAGACGGGCAGCGCCAGATCTGGCTGTTCTTGACGTACGGCTCAATGATCTGGTTGAGGGTCCCGGGGGCCCCGTCGCCCGACGAGCTGGCCGCCAAGGGCAACTCCTCGTCATAGTCGGAGGCGTACATCATCAGCGCCGCCCCGATCTGCTTCTGGTTACTGATGCAGGTGGACTCACGCGCCTTCTCCCGGGCCCGCGAGAACACCGGGAACAGGATTGAAGCCAGGATCGCGATGATGGCGATCACCACGAGCAGCTCGATGAGCGTGAAGCCGCCGCGTCGGTCATGTCTCTTCATGGAATCTCTCCTCCTTCTGTCGCCGGGCGAACGTTGCTCCTACTGCCCACCAAAGGCCTTGCCCATAGCCTGCAAGAGCGGCTTGATCTCCTTGCGTTGCGTATCGCTCAGGCCGGCGGAATAGCGGGCCATGCGCTGCGCCATGCGCGAGCCGAACCGCTGGAAGCGGCCGCCGCCCCGCCCCTGCTGCGCGCCCTGTCGCATGCGCTCGGCCATGCGGTTGATGCGCTCCACCTGCTGCTGGATGTCCGCCGCCCGCTCCTCGGGGCTCTTGGCCCAGAAGCGCGCCCACCGGCTCTGGAAGCGCTGCTCCATCTGCGCCTCCTGCTCGGCGTCGGACAACTGCCGCGGCACCGACAACAGGTAGACCGGCCGCCACTTGGCGTTCACGGCGGTGGCGATCTGCGCCAACACTTCCTCGATGGGCTTGTTCTCGGCCTGCAAGGTGATGTTACCCGTCAGGTCGGCCCCGGCGGCCACGATGAACCCGCTGGCGGTCGTGAAGTCGTAGAGCGCCTGCTGCAGCGGCGTGTCCTGCAGCGTCAGGGTCACCGTCTCGGTACGCACGGGGATGATGAGTTCGCCTACCGGGTCATACAGGCGGGGGCCGAAACGTCCGCCCTGTCCGGGTTGTCCGCCCTGTCCGGGTTGTCCGGCTGCGGGCTGTCCGGCTGCGGGCTGTCCGGCGGCCGGCTGTCCGGCGGCCGGCTGACCCTCGGGGGCCTGCCCACCGGCGGCCTGAGCCGCCTGGGCTGCCTTCTGGGCCTCCTCGCGCAGGCGACGCTGCATGTTGGAGCGCCCGGCTCCGGGCATCTCCGGCGGCGGCTGTGGGGCGGCCTGAGCCTGTGGTGCAGCCTGCCCCTCGCCGGCGGCCGGCGGCGGTCCGCCCTGTGCCCCCGGGCCCTGCCCCTGTCCGGGGCCGCCCCTCCCGCGCCCGAAGGCCCCGCTGGACCGCCACTGCTCGAACAGCTTGCCGCGTTCCTCGTCAGTGAAGCTGTCGAACCAGTTCTCGCGCTGGTTGTTCATGCCCGCGTACAACTGGTCGGCGGTCCACGGGGTGGCCGGTGGCGCGGACTCCAGCACATAGGCGCGGATCCACGAGGCCTCGATGGCCTCGCCGAAGGCCTTCACGGCCGGCTCGGTCTTCACGTCAGTCACCTTGACCGTAGCCGTGGCCGTGCAGGGGCTGACGACGCCCACCTGCACGGATGACTGCTTGGTGATGTCGGCGGCCACGTCAGCCGCCGGCTGGTCGGTGACGTCCAGAGTCACCTTCGGCGCGGTCGGCTCGGGCTTCTGGTCCTGGGCTGCGGCCCACGGCACGGCGCCCAGCACGAGGCCCACGACCAGAACGGCCAGACAGACTCTCCGCATGTCTCCCACTCCCTTGCTCAGCATGATGGCGTCGCCACTCCCTGACACACCACCGCGACCAGATTGCGCACAAACTCCTCACTCTCGTCGCGCCACTCGTCGTCAGTCCGGCCACGCGAGCGCATGACGAAGGCGCGCATGCTCAGGGCGATGACCTGCATGGCAGCCTCGGTCATCTCCGCGCGCGCCTCCCCCCGCGCCGCCCGCTCCACAAGCAGGCGCCGCACGGCCTCGCGCACCTCCTCGTACTGCCGCCGCAGCTCCGCCGCAGCCGCCGGATCGCGGCGGGCGGAGTGGAACAGCATGTGCAGCAGACGCCGGTGCTCCCAACTGGCGTCCACAAAGGCCCGCACCTGGCGCGCCAGCGCGTCGGCGAGCGGCAGGTCGGCCAGCTCGCGCAGCGGCAGGCGGATGAGGTGGCCAGGGCCGAAGCGCTGCAACACCGCCTCGAACAGGTCCTGCTTGGTGGGGAAGTGCTTGAAGAGCACGGCCTCGGTGACGCCCGTGCGCTCGGCCACGTGCCGCGTGCACGTGCCCTCGTAGCCGTTCTCAGCGAATAGTTCCAGCGCCGCCTGCAGTAGCTGCTCGCGGCGCGCTTGCCCTCGCGGCCCCATGTTCACAACCCGGTTGGTGGTCAGGTAAGTGGACACTTACCCTCTGACGTAGGCAGTATTCGGCATATTCCCACTGTTTCCTACCGTGTAGAGCACCTTTTTGCGCGCTGGGCCGATCCGCCCTGTGCGGGCCCGAGGGAACACCCCGGCCGCGCGGTTGTCCTACTACGCGACCCCACAAACCAGCAGGGAGGGATGCACGGTGCGCCAGTGCAGGGCTATCTGGGTGTTGCTTGCCGGTCTGTTGTACGGAGTGGTCGTCCAGGCACAGACACCGACCCAGCTACGGGTCACCGATGTCGCCGTCTTCAAGCACGGCTATGGCTTTGTGATGGCGGAGGGGACGGCCAAGACCAAGGACGGGTGGGCGGTGTGCGCGGAGGTGCCACAGGCCTCGCTGGGGACGCTGTGGCTGTACAGCCCGCAATCGGGCGTGGTTGTGGACCGGGCGGTGGCCGAGGTCCGTGAGACGAAGCAGACGCAGGACGCGCGCGATCTGGCCGGGCTGCTGGAAGCCAACCTGGGCGGGAAGGCCATCGTCTCCCTGTACGCCAGCACCACCGGCGATCCACGGCTCATCGAGGGCGTCGTGCTCAAGCCGGTCTACGGGGACAAGCCGCCCGGCTACGCGCAGCCGCAGACGCCGCCCCAGGATGACACGGTCATCTGGGCGGCGGTGCCACGGCCGCCGCAGCGCGAGCAGACCCTCACCCATGTGATGCTCCAGACCGACAAGGGCGAGGTGGCCATCCCGGCCACCTGGGTGCGCGATGTGACCTTTGCGGGGCACGCACGGCGCGAGCAGGAGGTGCTGCGGCCCGAGCAGGTCCTGACGGCGCACCTGGTGCGTGACGGCAAGCCCGTGGCGGGCGAGGTCCCGCTGGGCCTGGGCTACCTGGCCAAGGGCCTGCGCTGGCTGCCGGGCTACCGGCTGCAGATCATGGGGGAGGGCCAGGCCCGCCTGCAGTTGCAGGGCGACCTCATCAATGACGCGGTGGACCTGCAGGCCAGCCGCCTGCACCTGGTGATCGGCGTGCCGCACTTCGTGCAAGAAGAGATGCTCTCGCCGCTGTCACTCCAGGTCGCCTGGACCAGGCTCTCCTCGTACTTCGCCCCGGTGCAGCAGAGCGACCGCGACCGGTACAGCCGGGGCTCCTATGGCCAAGCATTCGCGATGCCGGTACCCGCGGCGACGACCATGCCGACATACGCCGGAGTGCAGGGCATGGTGACCGATGCCATCAGCGCCCGCCTGGGCGCCGGCGTCGCCGCCTCTGTGACCGGGGAGCCGGTCGAGGAGCTGTTCTTCTATCGCGTGCCGGACCTGACCCTCGCGCGCGGTGGGCGGGCAATGGTCGCCATCTTCGACGAGGCCGTCACCTACGACAACGTCTACCTGTGGAACGTCGTGGACGACCCCGACTACGTGCGCCGCCGCTGGTCACCGTACTACACCGCCCAGCAGCAGCAGCAATACCAGCAGCAGCCCCGCACTCCCGAGCAGGAAGCCCTGCTGCGCGACGCGATGAACCCGAAGGTCTGGCACGCGCTGCGCCTGCAGAACACGACCAAGGCGCCGTGGACCACGGCCCCGGTGCTGGTGATGAAGGACGCCCAGCCCGTGTCCCAGAGCATGCTGCTCTACACCCCGGTGACCGGCAGCGTGGATGTTACCACAACCGTGGCGCCGGACGTCATCAGCAACCGCGACGACCTCGAGATCGCGCGGACTGCCCGCGCGCTGAACGTGTCCGGCTACAACTACGACCTGGTCCGCGTGAAGGGCGAGCTGCAGTTGACGAACCGCAAGACCCAGGCTGTGCGCCTGATCGTCAAGCGGCAACTGGAGGGCGCGGTGGACGAGGTGAGCGCCGAGGGGGAGGTCACCAAGCTGGCCGAGGGCTTCGGAGGCATCAACCCCACCTCACGCATCATGTGGGACTTCAGCCTCCCCGCCGGTCAGCAGATCGTGCTGCGCTACAGCTACAGCGTCTACGTTCGGGTCTAGCGTCGCGTCCGCAGAGTCGGCGTCATGCTCCAGTAGCGCGGGCGGCCTCGCCCGCGCGGCGGGGCCGGGCAGGCGAGGCCGCCCGCCCTACTTGGGGGGCCGCCTCTTCTCGGACGCAGTACCAGCGCCCGGGCCTGCCGCGCTCCGGCGGCAGGCGTCCGCGCGCCCCCTCGCGAACTTACCGGCGGAACTCATCCGCCCGACTCCGAGGAGGCGCCTTCCATGCAGCCCTCACCTCGCACCCCCTGGACCCTCGCCGTCATCGCCCTGCTGCTCGCCGCCACGTCACTCCCGGCCCAGACGCTCCGCGCCGGGGACACCACCGTGCGCGTGGACCCGCAGGGCAGAATCACGCTCGACTATCGCCGCACGCCGATCGTGACCACCAGCTATGCCGGCATGTTCGGCCGCCTGCCGACCGGCAGTCCGATCTACTGGGTGGACGCCCGGCGCGAGCTGCAGGTCGAGACCTTCCCCACCGGCGACCCGCCCCGGCTGATCGCGTCGAACACCGGGACCAACGGTGTGACCATGCGCCGCGAAGTCACGGTCCTACCCTCTGGGGTGCGGCTGGCGCTTGAGATCACCGTGCCCGCGGGCGTCGCCGGCTCCATAGACACCGGCTTCACGCTCGACCCCGAGCTGGCCTATGGCGCGCCGGGGACGCTGTGGGACAAGCCGGGGGGCACCAGCAGGGCCGTCCGCCTGGGCGCGGCCGAGGG
Proteins encoded in this window:
- a CDS encoding Gfo/Idh/MocA family oxidoreductase produces the protein FGCESAASFEALLEDPRIDVVNILTPNAMHAQFAIPAMDAGKHVVIEKPPDMTLDKVDAMIAARDRNHVKTAISLQVRFRKPIQAMYQAIQSGRFGKLYYAGAHMKWFRDTAYYLSDDWRSKRDQGAGVTIQHAFHYIDLLHHLMGEADSVSARMFNLAHPDVQLEDTLQAFINWGNGGRGIVEASTALWPGTDIRIEINGENGTAIMQGERLVTWQFRDEQPGDAEMTQVGSAAVKTAAGGAADFAFTEHQYMIEDMVRAINEDGDPWVTLEKARGSLEIALAMYQSADANGAEVQLPL
- a CDS encoding TetR/AcrR family transcriptional regulator; the encoded protein is MSTYLTTNRVVNMGPRGQARREQLLQAALELFAENGYEGTCTRHVAERTGVTEAVLFKHFPTKQDLFEAVLQRFGPGHLIRLPLRELADLPLADALARQVRAFVDASWEHRRLLHMLFHSARRDPAAAAELRRQYEEVREAVRRLLVERAARGEARAEMTEAAMQVIALSMRAFVMRSRGRTDDEWRDESEEFVRNLVAVVCQGVATPSC
- a CDS encoding DUF4139 domain-containing protein, with amino-acid sequence MRQCRAIWVLLAGLLYGVVVQAQTPTQLRVTDVAVFKHGYGFVMAEGTAKTKDGWAVCAEVPQASLGTLWLYSPQSGVVVDRAVAEVRETKQTQDARDLAGLLEANLGGKAIVSLYASTTGDPRLIEGVVLKPVYGDKPPGYAQPQTPPQDDTVIWAAVPRPPQREQTLTHVMLQTDKGEVAIPATWVRDVTFAGHARREQEVLRPEQVLTAHLVRDGKPVAGEVPLGLGYLAKGLRWLPGYRLQIMGEGQARLQLQGDLINDAVDLQASRLHLVIGVPHFVQEEMLSPLSLQVAWTRLSSYFAPVQQSDRDRYSRGSYGQAFAMPVPAATTMPTYAGVQGMVTDAISARLGAGVAASVTGEPVEELFFYRVPDLTLARGGRAMVAIFDEAVTYDNVYLWNVVDDPDYVRRRWSPYYTAQQQQQYQQQPRTPEQEALLRDAMNPKVWHALRLQNTTKAPWTTAPVLVMKDAQPVSQSMLLYTPVTGSVDVTTTVAPDVISNRDDLEIARTARALNVSGYNYDLVRVKGELQLTNRKTQAVRLIVKRQLEGAVDEVSAEGEVTKLAEGFGGINPTSRIMWDFSLPAGQQIVLRYSYSVYVRV